TGTCTCCGGTCATCGCATAAGCTTCGCTCAAGGCAAAGGTTGCCATGCCGTGCGAGTACATGAAAGCATAGGTTTCGGCGGCCCCCGCCAAATTGCCATCGGCGGCTTGAGTGCTGAGCAGAAATTCTAAACCGCGCTGGACGGTTTTCGAGTATTCGCCTTTCTGATGGGTGTGTCCCGATCCGAGGAATGCAAGGAGTGCCAAGCCGGTGATGCCGGTATCGGCGTTGGCTCCAGCGCCTTGGCGATTGTGGCCTAACACGGCGTTTTCCTTGCCCGCGCCAAATTGGTCGGGATCCCAGCGTCCGTCGTCGCTTTGATTCGCAGCTAGCCAATAGAGCGCCGCTTCCACCGAGGCGACCGCTTCCGGCGAGCCGCCATAGCGACGGGCGATTTCAGTTCGACCGGTGGCCATGCGATCCGAGTAGATTTCCGGAACTGGTTTGGCAGCAATGGGCGGCGAGGTCGATTCGCTGAGTGGGCCAGATGGTGCATTGTCGTCGCTCCTTGACGAAGGGATAGGGACGGTGGGAGCGCTTGAAACGTCCGCGAGCGCTCCCGGCAGCTGCGATCCAGCCGATGGTTGACCGGCGGTCCATTGGCTAGGATCCGCCGTGGTTGGCGGCTCGGGCAATTTTGGCAACGGACTGGTAGAGTCAACCGGCGGCAAAGTCGCGACTGGCTTGGCGATTGGCTGCGACCTGTCAGCAAAATCGGATGTCGCCGGTGGAAGCTCTGGCGCGTTGGGCTGCGATACGGGGGGCGGCGTTTCGCTGTGTGCCTTCTCGCTTGGCTTCGGCTCATCGATTGCTTCGGCGGGCATTGTTGGCGTTTCGACCTTTGCCGCGTTCAATAAGGGTGGTAAAGGTGGATTGGCGATCGGAATCTCCAGAGGATTGCCTTCCGTTGGCATCGAACCCGCGGCTTCCTGCGGTCGAACGACGGCTAAGTCGTCGGGTTCGGGACGATCGAGTGCTTCGGCATTCGGATCGCTCACGTTCTCGCTACTCGTGCGGGCCGTGATGTCGCCGTCTGGCTCCGCCAACGGATGGTCGATGCCTCCTTGGGTTCCGTCGACCAGCGTGACATTCATATTCGTATACTGCGACGAGCCACCAACCGACATCACAATTTCAATCGTCGTCGCATAGCAAAGCAGCAATAAATGCGCCAGCAGCGACAGCCCGGCACATTTTCGGAGCGGTCGCGATTGCCCCCAACTGGTGCGAATCATCACGACCAGCGAGACAATGAGAAATGCCAGCCCGATCCACAGCATCATCCACGGCAGCTTAGGATGAGCCAACAAGCGCTGCAGCGGTGAAAAGATGGAGGCAAGCACGGGCATCACGAAATACAAAATGAAGATTGCAAAATGAAAAACGGGGGAAGGAAGCGGGGAGGTTCGCTTGCCATATGCATCTTGCATTTTGCAATTTGCATTGCTGTTTTACCTCCGTTTTGTATCTACCTTCACCGAAATTGCCACTTCCGTGATCCCTGCGCGGCGGCAGGCGGTGTAAATCTCAGACATGCGGCCGTGTGTCGCATCACGGTCGCCGCGGACCAACACGGTTTGCTTTTGATACTTTGATCTAGCGGCCCCGAGTTGCTTTTCCAGTTCGTCGATCGTGACTGGCATGGTTCCCAAGAGCACCCTGCCGTCGGGCAGCACGTTGACAACTTTCGGCTCCGGCGGGTTCGAAAGCGCATCCTTCGTGCTGATGGTTGGCACTTTCAGGTCGATCGACCTTTCGGCTTCCGTAAACTTGGCGGCGACCATGAAAAACAAAACCAGCGTGAGAATGA
The sequence above is a segment of the Pirellulales bacterium genome. Coding sequences within it:
- a CDS encoding biopolymer transporter ExbD, translating into MPLKTSPPEEPTLNLTPMIDVILTLVLFFMVAAKFTEAERSIDLKVPTISTKDALSNPPEPKVVNVLPDGRVLLGTMPVTIDELEKQLGAARSKYQKQTVLVRGDRDATHGRMSEIYTACRRAGITEVAISVKVDTKRR